The Alosa alosa isolate M-15738 ecotype Scorff River chromosome 8, AALO_Geno_1.1, whole genome shotgun sequence genome contains the following window.
ATTCACTTGTGCATTCACATTGCCAACATTACAGCTGTGACAATGCTACTGCCAATCCAAATGTTTTTACACTTGAGCCACACACTTAAACCACACCTGAGACATGCGTGTCTCAAGCACGCAAAGTGAATGCTCTAACTGTTAACAAGAAACTGTGAACTTGAAAATCGACTGGTAAGGCAGTGTAACGCAAACTCAGAGGCCCAGGCCAGTATCACACTGCATGCGTTGTGTAGAGTGCGAGTGTGTGCGCTTCACGCAGACAGTATGATTGCTCTAACCTGTTCACATTGGCACTGAATTGAAAAATCAACAGGTAACACGGCCTTCACAACGCACATACAATACAGGCAGTGTGAAATGGGCCTTAATGTTCATTCTCAGATTCACTGCATAGCAGAGCAGAAGCTCTAAGAAACGACTGAAACAatctaacaacaacaacaacaacaacaaaacgcAACTGAACAACAAAAGAACACTTTTTGGAAGATGAGCACAGAGCTCCGATGCCTCACAAAGTAACATCACTCTTAGCAATAATGATCCAGGACCACAATTCTAACCTCGGGCAAATCTCTTTATTCATTTACCATTTCTGTTCTTCAGCCCTTTACTGGGAGCATGCCATGCCAGCATTTGTTTGGAGGATGGTGTATCAGTGGATCTGTgtccttgtctgtgtgtgtgtgtgtgtgtgtgtgtgtgtgtgtgtgtgtgtgtgtgtgtgtgtgtgtcacaggctTTGCAATCACATTCCAAAAGGTTTAACCATATGAAGAGCAAATACTCTCCATGGGAGGTCATAATGACTAGTACCATCAATATAATGCATAGAGTGGGTTCAGGGGTGAAGTGAGGATGCTTTAACTCATGCAGTTGTCCAAGCCAAATTCAATCAATAACATCTATTCACACAATGCCGAAAGAGGTGCTTTTTTTGGGATGAGTTGGGATTGGGCTTGCCTTCCAGATTCCTTCCGTTGCTGATAACTTTGACACGGTTTGCTTTGCATCTGATGTCTGCAATTTGTGACTCACCGTGGACAGTTTCCGGGCAGACAGATTAGGCCTATAATTGAAGGGTACAGATTGACAATCTCCCCGTTTGCTGTCAGTTGAGAGGAAAATGGACACACTGCAAGTTTTCAATTAAGTTGTTTTGGCTTCCTGCCATTGTCCATCCAGTGTGCATACTCCAATTGGGGGGGGGTTGAGGCACAAAATAAAGAATCACATTTCCTGTGAACATCAGTCAGCGCAAACTGAAAATGTAAGAAGACATCTCTGCATTCTGAGAAGATGCCGCTATTGTGTCGAGGCTGGTAGAGGAGATATTTTATTAGCCCTGAGGAAAGTGCTTTCAGCAGTAAAGTGTGTCTCGCCACAGAAGCCAGATAGCAACAAGGAAatggaaaggaaaaaaaaaaaaaaaaaaaagccggCTCCTTTTTTCTGGAGCGTCCACGTCACATACAGCCTCGACGTCCTGGAGGCTGGACGCGTCCGTGTCATCCCCACCGCTGCTGTCGCTGCTTTTGAAGGAGATCCCACCAAGGAAGGGGTACAGGCTCTGACCGTAGAGCTCTCGGATGTGCATGTAAGGACTGTCTGGCGGCTTGTCGGCTTCGGCCAGGTTGGCGTCCATGGCCTTGTTCCTCTGGTAGTACTTAGAGAACTTGTTGAAGATGATGCTGATGGGCAGGGCCACCACGAGCAGGCCGCAGATGATGCAGAGCGCCGCCACGAGCTTGCCGGCCGTCGTCACGGGGCAGGTGTCGCCGTAGCCGACggtggtcatggtgatggtggccCACCACCAGCCGACCGGGATGGTGCCGAGGTCCGAGTCGGCGTCCTCCTTCTCGGCCGAGTAGATGAGCACGGAGAAGATGGAGATCCCGacggagaggaagaggatgaggaggccCACTTCCTCGTAGCTGTGGCGCACCGTGGCGCCCAGCGCGCGCAGCCCCACCGAGTGGCGCGCCAGCTTGAGGATGCGGAAGATGCGCATGAGCCGTAGCACCTGCACCACCTTGCCCACGTTCTCCAGGTTCTCGCTCTCCTCCTCGCCCCGCTCCTTGTCGATGGTCTCGAACGCCAGCGTGATGTAGAATGGCAGGATGGACGCAAAGTCAATCATGTTGAGAGGGTTGGCAAGGAACTTGCGGGGCGAGGGCGCCACGACCAGTCGCACGGCGAACTCGGCCGAGAAGCAAATGATGCAGACCACCTCCAGGATGGCCAGGACAGGGTCCTCGACCGGCCGGTCGCTGGCGTCCACGCGCTGAAACTCGGGCATGCTGTGCACGCACATGGCTACGATGGAGGTGAGCACCACGCTCAGCGATGCCGCCGTAATCACTTTCGACGAGAGCGAGTAGCCTGGGTCCTCCAGGGTCAGCCACACGTAGCGCCGGATGTCCGCACACCAGGCACCCTTGAACTTTTCCAGGTCCTTCTCCAGCACCGAGAGCTCCTCGAAGGACGAGTCCAAGCTGGGCTGTGGGTCATCGCTACGCACGTCCCAGTCGCGGTCCTCGATGTACGCCTTGCGCTCCTGGTACCAGTTGCTACAGCATGAGGCCAGGTATAGCTCCTGGATGCCCCAGTATTCGATCTCCTGGTTGAACGAGAACACGCACAACTCCTCCATCACATGAATGTGGCCCGTGTGGTAGAAGTTTAGCACACAGCGGAAGATGCCGGGGTTGCGGTCAAAGTAGTACTCCTGGTCAGCTGCACTGTAGTCATCGCACAGTTCCAAGATAGCCTCCTCCGTGTGGCAGCACAGCAGGCGCCCAAGGCGCGTCTGCGGGAAGCGCATCAGCGTGCTCTTGTCCACCTTGTGCAGCATCCCGCCCACGTTGAGGTTGACCTGGTCTTCCTCTCGGCCGCGGCTGTGGAGTATCTGGCCGTAAACCATTGTGCCGTTGTTGGGGGGCATTGAGAAgttgggtagatagatggagttGGCTTGTTTCACTTATCCATCTACAGAGAGGAAAAGATTATTTAAGTGAACATAAAACTTTATTTTTAACAGCAGCATATGTCAACTGTCAAATTCACCATTTTCATGCATTCATGAATCATGCATTTGGATATAAATCTTAGTGTGCacttgtaggctatgtttattAAGGTAAATAATTGTTAATATTGGAAACATAAGACTATTAGGTCACAGATAAATTACTATAAACGGTGATCAGAAGCTACGTAAGGATACAGAGAGACCAGAATGCGAGCTGTCAAAACTGACTTATgatattctttcacacaaacatatggcCATTTGTGGGCGTTTTGGGGCGGTAACCAGGTAAGTCATGCtgtttggaggtgcaaacaaacgctgcatcgccattgagatcacataagtaggcctaggctatagagCTGGCTCAGTTATTTTGAGTATTTTGTCGCGTTTAGTTGTATAATGAAAGAATAGTTTTCATAGCGATCCATTCGCTCCTTAGCTATCATTTTGGTAACTAAAACGACCTATTTGACgtctttagaacactaaacatatGCCTAATGTTGAGTTACTCCAGTTCAGATTTTTGCCGTTCACTTCTATGATAtattgctattgtctatccaaagtaaGGTGCCTGTTTCTAAGTTAACTGATGGTTAAGGGCGAGTGGGTGGGCGGGGTAATTAAATCACATCACTTTACTACTTTAAACTGAATAGCTTTTCATGCAATAATGAACCACACTTATATTCTCGATTGTGCTAAACATCTGTAAAATACTGGTAGGCCAGTATTATCGTAGTGCATTAGAATTATGTAAGTTGCGGCTACCAAAGAGCAAACGCGAGAACACACGCCCATAATAACAAAACACAGTTTTGCAATAGTTTGAAAATAGTACAAGATATGTAGACGCCTCCAA
Protein-coding sequences here:
- the LOC125299336 gene encoding potassium voltage-gated channel subfamily S member 3-like, with amino-acid sequence MPPNNGTMVYGQILHSRGREEDQVNLNVGGMLHKVDKSTLMRFPQTRLGRLLCCHTEEAILELCDDYSAADQEYYFDRNPGIFRCVLNFYHTGHIHVMEELCVFSFNQEIEYWGIQELYLASCCSNWYQERKAYIEDRDWDVRSDDPQPSLDSSFEELSVLEKDLEKFKGAWCADIRRYVWLTLEDPGYSLSSKVITAASLSVVLTSIVAMCVHSMPEFQRVDASDRPVEDPVLAILEVVCIICFSAEFAVRLVVAPSPRKFLANPLNMIDFASILPFYITLAFETIDKERGEEESENLENVGKVVQVLRLMRIFRILKLARHSVGLRALGATVRHSYEEVGLLILFLSVGISIFSVLIYSAEKEDADSDLGTIPVGWWWATITMTTVGYGDTCPVTTAGKLVAALCIICGLLVVALPISIIFNKFSKYYQRNKAMDANLAEADKPPDSPYMHIRELYGQSLYPFLGGISFKSSDSSGGDDTDASSLQDVEAVCDVDAPEKRRCSQQQKKKDDQVKDIKPKRYWHCCILNMGCATSSVED